A genomic stretch from Gammaproteobacteria bacterium includes:
- a CDS encoding NapC/NirT family cytochrome c, with translation MNVEQLKQLLLRPSSKYSLGMLLTVGFASGIVFWGGFNTVMEATNKESFCISCHEMREFVYKEYQNTIHYNNRTGVRATCPDCHVPKEWTYKMLRKIQASNEVFHKILGSISTKEKFEAKRGQLAENVWRSMKRTDSRECRNCHDFTSMDYPAQSRRAYKQHIKGFDEKLTCIDCHKGIAHSLPLNGK, from the coding sequence ATGAACGTAGAACAATTGAAACAACTGTTGCTGCGTCCCAGCAGCAAATATTCTTTGGGGATGTTGCTGACAGTGGGATTTGCGAGCGGCATTGTGTTTTGGGGCGGTTTTAACACCGTGATGGAAGCCACTAACAAGGAATCTTTCTGTATCAGCTGCCATGAAATGCGTGAGTTTGTGTATAAGGAATACCAAAACACCATTCACTACAACAACCGTACCGGCGTGCGGGCGACGTGTCCCGATTGTCACGTTCCCAAGGAATGGACCTACAAAATGCTACGGAAAATTCAAGCCAGCAACGAGGTCTTTCATAAAATCCTGGGTAGTATCAGCACCAAGGAAAAATTCGAAGCTAAGCGTGGCCAGTTAGCCGAAAACGTATGGCGGTCTATGAAACGTACGGATTCGCGAGAATGTCGTAATTGTCATGATTTCACTTCTATGGATTATCCTGCCCAAAGTCGTCGTGCTTATAAGCAACACATTAAGGGCTTTGATGAAAAACTGACCTGTATCGACTGCCATAAAGGTATAGCCCATTCATTGCCTCTAAACGGTA
- a CDS encoding nitrate reductase cytochrome c-type subunit, whose product MNKLKQWLIAGGVLTCVVVPVSLANTGGVKSLRGDKEIDSTLNAPELKRQSGDTDVLERNYVQQPPLIPHRIQGYKIDLRSNKCLLCHSWKNAKRSGATKISMTHFKDRDGNELSEVAPRRYFCVQCHVPQVNAQPLVKNQFEPVKSLQ is encoded by the coding sequence ATGAACAAATTGAAACAATGGCTGATTGCGGGTGGTGTTTTGACCTGTGTTGTCGTACCGGTAAGCCTGGCTAACACCGGAGGCGTAAAATCTCTACGTGGTGACAAGGAAATCGATTCTACCTTGAATGCTCCGGAACTGAAACGCCAAAGCGGAGACACGGATGTATTGGAGCGCAACTACGTGCAACAACCACCCCTAATTCCTCATCGGATTCAAGGCTACAAAATCGATTTGCGTTCCAACAAATGCTTGCTCTGCCACAGTTGGAAAAATGCCAAACGTTCCGGTGCGACAAAAATCAGTATGACTCATTTCAAAGACCGTGATGGAAACGAGCTGTCTGAGGTGGCACCTAGACGCTATTTTTGCGTGCAGTGTCATGTACCCCAGGTCAATGCCCAACCACTGGTGAAAAACCAATTTGAGCCGGTTAAATCTTTGCAATAA
- the napA gene encoding nitrate reductase catalytic subunit NapA translates to MKFSRRHFLKLNSIVPLALSSLSLVTQSVFAKSKSPQSDEKIRWDKAPCRFCGVGCSVMVGTQNGKVVASQADPESPVNRGMNCVKGYFLPKILYGEDRLQKPLLRMTDGKYDKNGTFTPVSWKTALDIMAEKIKTTMKAKGPTALGMFGSGQWTVWEGYAAVKLMKAGFRSNNLEPNARHCMASAVAGFMRTFGIDEPMGCYDDIEHADAFVLWGANMAEMHPILWTRVTERRLSNKNVKVAVLSTFENRNFDLADVGMVFKPQSDLAILNYIANYLIQHNAVNKDFINQHVNFRMGNDDIGYGLRPDHEKQKNAKNADKAGGSKPSSFDEFRKFVSSYTLEKAHEISGVPKKDLKKLAELYADPKRKVVSFWTMGVNQHTRGTWVNNLIYNLHLLTGKISEPGNGPFSLTGQPSACGTAREVGTFAHRLPADMVVKNEKHREIAEKIWKLPKGTIVGKPGFHAVLHNRKLKDGDMNFYWVMCNNNMQAAANLNEETYPGYRNPDNFIVVSDAYPTVTAQAADLILPTAMWVEKEGAYGNAERRTQFWYQQVPPPGEAKSDMWQIVELSKRFKTDEVWPKELLDQEPSLRGKSLFQVLFQNGNVNKFPLSQANKETENHEAKDFGFYIQKGLFEEYASFGRGKAHDLADFDTYHKVRGLRWPVVDGKETQWRFREGYDPYVAKGKGVEFYGKPDGKAWIFALPYEPAPEEPDKEYDLWLVTGRVLEHWHSGTMTRRVPELYRAVPDALIYMHPKDAKKRGLKRGMEARLASRRGEIKATVETRGRNRPPQGVVFVPWFDASVLINKVTLDATCPISKQTDYKKCAVKLERV, encoded by the coding sequence ATGAAATTTTCACGCAGACATTTTTTAAAATTAAATTCTATTGTGCCTTTAGCTCTATCATCCTTGTCCCTTGTGACCCAATCGGTATTTGCCAAGTCCAAATCACCGCAGTCTGATGAAAAAATTCGCTGGGATAAAGCGCCTTGTCGATTTTGTGGCGTGGGTTGTAGCGTCATGGTGGGTACTCAGAACGGTAAAGTGGTGGCCTCCCAAGCGGACCCGGAATCTCCGGTTAACCGTGGAATGAACTGCGTCAAAGGGTACTTTTTGCCAAAAATACTCTATGGGGAAGATCGTCTGCAAAAACCCCTGTTGCGTATGACCGATGGCAAATACGACAAGAACGGGACTTTTACTCCCGTCAGTTGGAAAACCGCGTTAGATATTATGGCGGAAAAAATAAAAACCACCATGAAAGCCAAAGGTCCGACAGCACTGGGTATGTTCGGTTCCGGGCAATGGACGGTTTGGGAAGGCTATGCGGCGGTCAAACTCATGAAAGCCGGTTTTCGATCCAATAACCTTGAGCCCAACGCGCGACATTGCATGGCTTCGGCGGTGGCGGGGTTCATGCGTACTTTCGGTATTGACGAGCCCATGGGGTGTTATGACGATATCGAACACGCGGATGCCTTTGTGTTGTGGGGCGCCAATATGGCGGAAATGCATCCTATTTTGTGGACCCGCGTAACCGAACGGCGTTTGAGCAATAAAAATGTCAAAGTGGCCGTGTTGTCCACCTTTGAGAATCGTAACTTTGATTTGGCTGATGTGGGTATGGTGTTTAAACCCCAAAGCGACTTGGCCATCCTCAACTATATTGCAAACTATCTCATTCAACACAATGCTGTAAACAAAGACTTTATTAACCAGCACGTGAACTTCCGCATGGGCAATGACGATATCGGTTATGGCCTGCGTCCCGATCACGAAAAACAGAAAAATGCCAAGAACGCAGACAAAGCCGGCGGTTCCAAGCCCAGTTCTTTTGATGAATTCAGAAAATTTGTTTCTTCCTATACCTTGGAAAAGGCCCATGAGATTTCCGGTGTGCCCAAGAAAGATTTGAAGAAGCTGGCAGAGCTTTACGCCGATCCCAAACGCAAAGTGGTGTCTTTCTGGACCATGGGTGTGAACCAGCATACCCGCGGAACCTGGGTAAACAATCTTATTTATAATTTGCATCTGTTAACCGGCAAGATCTCCGAGCCCGGTAACGGGCCTTTCTCTTTGACCGGTCAGCCGTCCGCTTGCGGTACTGCCCGCGAAGTAGGTACTTTCGCCCATCGCTTGCCCGCGGATATGGTGGTGAAAAACGAAAAGCATCGGGAAATCGCCGAAAAAATCTGGAAATTGCCCAAGGGCACTATTGTGGGTAAACCGGGCTTTCATGCCGTTTTGCATAACCGCAAACTCAAAGACGGTGATATGAATTTCTATTGGGTTATGTGTAACAACAATATGCAGGCGGCAGCCAACCTCAATGAAGAAACCTATCCCGGCTACCGCAATCCGGACAATTTTATCGTTGTCTCTGATGCTTATCCTACCGTAACAGCCCAAGCGGCCGACTTAATTTTGCCCACAGCCATGTGGGTGGAGAAAGAGGGCGCTTATGGTAACGCGGAACGCCGCACCCAGTTCTGGTATCAGCAAGTCCCGCCTCCAGGCGAGGCTAAATCGGATATGTGGCAGATTGTGGAATTGTCCAAGCGCTTTAAAACCGACGAAGTCTGGCCTAAGGAGTTATTGGATCAGGAACCGTCCTTACGCGGCAAAAGCTTGTTCCAGGTTTTGTTCCAGAACGGCAATGTGAACAAATTCCCGCTGAGTCAGGCCAATAAGGAAACGGAAAACCACGAAGCCAAGGACTTCGGTTTTTACATCCAAAAAGGCCTGTTTGAAGAGTATGCCAGTTTTGGTCGGGGCAAAGCCCACGATTTGGCGGACTTTGACACTTACCACAAAGTACGCGGCTTACGTTGGCCTGTGGTGGATGGAAAAGAAACGCAATGGCGGTTTCGCGAAGGATATGACCCTTATGTCGCCAAAGGCAAGGGTGTTGAATTCTACGGTAAACCGGATGGTAAGGCCTGGATCTTTGCTTTGCCCTATGAACCGGCGCCCGAAGAGCCGGATAAAGAATACGATTTGTGGCTGGTAACCGGTCGGGTACTGGAACACTGGCACTCCGGTACCATGACTCGGCGAGTTCCGGAATTATACCGCGCAGTACCGGATGCCCTGATTTATATGCACCCGAAGGATGCCAAAAAACGCGGTTTAAAACGGGGTATGGAAGCGCGCCTGGCATCGCGTCGAGGCGAAATCAAAGCTACGGTGGAAACCCGTGGGCGCAATCGCCCGCCGCAGGGCGTGGTGTTCGTGCCCTGGTTTGACGCCAGCGTATTGATCAACAAAGTGACTTTGGATGCCACCTGTCCTATCTCCAAACAAACCGATTACAAAAAATGTGCGGTTAAGTTGGAGCGGGTGTAA
- the narI gene encoding respiratory nitrate reductase subunit gamma yields MDLHTLIFGVYPYFATTVFLLGSWIRFDHEQYTWKSDSSQLLSKKYLRFGSNMFHIGIIALFFGHVTGLLTPHQVFLSLGVSDMAHQWTAITAGMIFGAMCFIGGVVLWLRRMLNRRVRAASRWMDINILGWLVLTVALGLATLPVSISHAKSGDPAVMVLLANWVQSILYLQPNPDLIRDVSIVYKLHIFVGMSVFLFFPFTRLVHIWSAPIGYLGRAYQIVRTKKTI; encoded by the coding sequence ATGGACCTGCACACATTAATTTTCGGCGTTTACCCCTATTTCGCTACAACCGTTTTTCTGCTGGGAAGCTGGATTCGATTTGACCACGAGCAATACACTTGGAAAAGCGACTCGAGCCAGTTACTGTCGAAGAAATACCTGCGTTTTGGCAGCAATATGTTCCATATCGGAATTATTGCTTTGTTTTTTGGCCATGTCACTGGCCTGCTGACTCCTCACCAGGTGTTCTTGTCGCTTGGAGTCTCTGACATGGCGCACCAGTGGACAGCAATAACTGCCGGTATGATTTTCGGGGCGATGTGTTTCATCGGTGGTGTTGTGCTTTGGTTGCGGCGAATGTTAAACCGGCGAGTACGTGCAGCTTCACGTTGGATGGATATCAATATACTTGGTTGGTTAGTACTAACCGTTGCCCTGGGTCTTGCTACATTGCCGGTTTCCATTTCTCACGCGAAATCCGGAGACCCGGCAGTTATGGTGTTATTGGCAAACTGGGTGCAAAGTATACTCTATTTACAACCTAACCCCGATTTAATTCGAGACGTCTCGATTGTGTACAAGCTGCATATATTTGTGGGCATGTCAGTATTTCTGTTTTTTCCGTTTACACGTTTGGTTCATATCTGGAGTGCCCCTATAGGTTATCTTGGACGCGCATACCAGATTGTACGTACCAAGAAAACGATATGA
- the narJ gene encoding nitrate reductase molybdenum cofactor assembly chaperone, with protein MSIYRILSVLLHYPQQELLDAVVDIRTMLKEMPLSTRDSDVLENFLQRLESKELTTLQEEYVQTFDLVPEHSLHLTHHLFGDERGRGPALIDLTEYYKEFGLQADEKELPDYLPMILEFSSELDETEAHLFLSQTVKVLQQLAVNLEKVGSPYAALVRVVESKGQLAPIAA; from the coding sequence ATGTCTATTTACAGAATTCTATCGGTGCTTTTGCATTATCCGCAACAGGAATTACTTGATGCCGTGGTGGACATACGGACTATGTTGAAAGAGATGCCGCTGTCGACACGGGATAGTGATGTGCTGGAAAATTTCTTACAGCGATTGGAGTCAAAGGAACTGACAACACTACAGGAAGAGTATGTGCAGACCTTTGATCTGGTTCCGGAACACAGCCTGCACCTTACTCATCACTTGTTTGGCGATGAACGCGGAAGAGGCCCCGCGTTGATCGATTTGACAGAATATTATAAAGAGTTTGGATTACAAGCTGATGAAAAAGAATTACCGGACTATCTGCCAATGATCCTGGAATTCAGCTCGGAATTGGATGAAACTGAAGCACATTTATTTCTTAGTCAGACAGTGAAGGTATTACAACAATTGGCAGTCAATCTGGAGAAAGTCGGCAGCCCCTATGCAGCATTGGTACGCGTTGTCGAAAGCAAAGGGCAACTTGCCCCTATTGCCGCGTGA
- the narH gene encoding nitrate reductase subunit beta: MKVRAQFSLVFNLDKCIGCHTCSVTCKNVWTNRKGVEYAWFNNVESKPGVGFPKQWENQEVWRGGWHLKNGKLELLSGSKLERLLNIFANPDMPEIDDYYEPFTFDYSHLQTAPLSEATPTARPRSMIDGERMEKITWGPNWEDDLAGEFSKRSRDKNFKDIDKQIYSEFEQTFHMYLPRICNHCLNASCVAACPSGSIYKREEDGIVLVDQDKCRGWRMCVSACPYKKIFYNWESGKAEKCIGCYPRVESGLPTVCSESCVGRIRYNGIMLYDADKIEAMASKSNEQDLYQAHMDIFLDPNDPEVIKQARIDGVPDDWIIAAQKSPIYKLVIDWKLAFPIHPEFRTLPMVWYVPPLSPVQSQIDQGNLPTGPDGAIPVADTLRTPIKYLANLLTAGDEEPVRNALNRMIAMRSYQRSVHVEGVADTRALEVAGITEEQAKEMYRYLAIGNYEDRFVIPTAHEETRLEDFHSFQGQNGFTFGNDSSPGISAKSLFPERRRESVESLDSAPSADER; encoded by the coding sequence ATGAAAGTTCGTGCGCAATTTTCACTGGTATTTAACCTGGATAAATGTATTGGTTGCCATACCTGTTCAGTGACATGTAAAAACGTTTGGACCAATCGCAAGGGAGTAGAATACGCCTGGTTCAATAATGTCGAAAGTAAACCCGGTGTTGGTTTTCCAAAGCAGTGGGAAAATCAAGAGGTGTGGCGAGGTGGTTGGCATCTAAAAAATGGTAAATTGGAATTACTCTCCGGCAGCAAGCTGGAACGACTGCTAAATATATTCGCAAATCCGGACATGCCGGAAATCGATGATTATTACGAACCGTTTACATTCGATTACTCGCATTTGCAAACCGCGCCTTTATCGGAGGCCACGCCGACTGCACGTCCTCGCTCCATGATAGATGGCGAACGCATGGAAAAAATTACCTGGGGACCTAACTGGGAAGACGATCTGGCAGGGGAATTTTCAAAGCGTTCACGCGACAAGAACTTTAAAGATATCGATAAGCAGATCTATTCGGAGTTCGAACAAACTTTTCACATGTATTTACCGCGAATTTGTAACCACTGTTTGAATGCCTCGTGTGTGGCAGCCTGTCCTTCCGGCTCAATTTATAAACGTGAAGAAGACGGTATCGTCTTGGTGGATCAGGATAAATGCCGTGGCTGGCGTATGTGTGTCAGCGCCTGTCCGTATAAGAAAATTTTCTACAATTGGGAATCCGGAAAAGCAGAGAAGTGCATCGGATGTTATCCGAGGGTAGAGTCTGGTCTGCCGACGGTGTGTTCAGAATCATGTGTCGGTCGCATTCGGTACAACGGTATAATGCTTTATGACGCTGATAAAATAGAAGCAATGGCCAGTAAATCAAATGAACAGGATTTATATCAGGCTCACATGGATATTTTTCTGGACCCCAATGATCCGGAGGTCATCAAACAGGCCCGGATAGATGGCGTACCGGATGATTGGATTATCGCAGCGCAAAAATCGCCAATTTATAAGTTGGTTATCGATTGGAAGCTTGCCTTTCCGATCCATCCGGAATTTCGCACCTTACCCATGGTGTGGTATGTGCCACCGCTCTCACCTGTACAGTCCCAAATCGACCAGGGTAATTTGCCCACTGGGCCGGATGGTGCCATTCCCGTCGCAGACACACTGCGAACTCCGATAAAATATCTTGCCAACCTGTTAACCGCGGGTGACGAAGAACCCGTTCGCAATGCGCTTAACCGCATGATTGCAATGCGCAGTTATCAGCGTTCTGTGCACGTTGAAGGAGTTGCAGATACTCGGGCCCTGGAAGTTGCCGGTATAACCGAAGAACAGGCGAAGGAAATGTACCGTTACCTCGCCATTGGCAATTATGAAGACCGCTTCGTCATACCCACGGCTCATGAAGAGACCCGTCTGGAAGATTTTCATAGTTTTCAAGGTCAGAACGGTTTCACTTTCGGTAACGATAGTTCGCCAGGCATCAGTGCAAAATCATTGTTTCCGGAACGACGCAGAGAATCGGTGGAGTCGCTTGATTCCGCACCTTCTGCGGATGAACGTTAG